TATGCGAACGGGATgatcacgatgatgatgatgtggtggtggtgggataTACGCAAATGCAAACCAGTGCGAGGCCACAGCAACGCACCAAACACGAAAACAACTGTACAACCGTTGAAGCGGCTCCGAGGCGAACCAGTGATGATTCATCTCATTCTCCTTCTTCCCAACACATCAATAATACGCTGAAAATTAGATTAACCCCTTTTCTTTGGTGGAGCAGCAGGTACCTCCTCTTGCTTGCGCAAAAATATGCAACGCGGCGTCATGCCATGTGCATGCAAATCATGCTCCAGGATGCACGGCTGACCTGTGCCTGTGCCTGtgcctgtgcctgtgtgtgtgtgtgtgtgtgtgtgtgtgtgtgtgtgtgtgtgtgtgtgtgtgtgtgtgtgtgtgtggtgaattGCACCATTCTAAGAAATTTGTCCCACAATAGGCTGGCTGCAGAATTATCCCGAATCACTTTCCCATACTTTCTTACCTGCCGTTTCCTCCGCAGGCAATGCGTTCACTGTGAGCAGCGCAACCAGTGCGGCCAGCAATGCACCCTTTACGAACATCGGAATCATTTTCTAGGACTATCtaacggctttttttttctttggctggACTTTCTTGCGAATTCTTCGAGAAGCGTTGGCCGCGAAGCTGCTTGCtgtaaaaataagaaataaaacaaatcggCTATTTTAATTAGCTAGCAACACAGggtgcacacacgcacaagccTCGAAAGAAAGGAACGTGATGCTTTTTCCGGCACGTATAGAGATAAAATGGATAAATATAAAGCTTTCCTCCACTTTGCCTCTTCCCTCGTTCctaccacaaaaaaacgcgTTTGCGAGAGGCACAAAATTGCAACGCACTGCTGCTAATGGcggtgtgtaagtgtgtgagAAGCGAGGTGTGTAGGTGCTACTCTGGCGtgtggaggtggtggttgtgCTAATTACGTTCGAGACCGAAATGCAAGAACTATCAAATTTAAAAGGGTGTTTCTTCGTAATTGTTCCTTTATGTTGGGGATTCGCGTTAAAAGTGCATGAAATTTGTAAAGAACACACTTGCCTGCTGGTTTTTAGCCGGAATTTAGACAATAAAGTCTGCACCAATTAGCTTTTGTACAAAACACGACCGGACCGATTCACACCGAACAAACGAATGACGGCTGGAGCTGACAGATTTCGGCGatctagatttttttttacgtttacAGCGGGAGGGTTGACCACTCCAACCATCGGCGGGCTGTCTGTTCTTAGGCGTTCCAGGAATAGCAAAGAACATTTTTCAAGAATTTAATTGATAAAACACTTTCTGAGTGATTTCAACTTTCAACAAAAATGTCTAAAGTTTATTTTGAATGGTTATTAACAGTAACAAgcttttttgcgaaaaatgtACCTATTGTTGATGCTTCAGCATAAATCATTCGGTTGTCTCTTTCTTTCTACCCTCTACCCTTCCCATTGAATCGCTCCCATCGCATTGATTATGTGcagaaatgttttgtttacgatgatgaaaattatttatttatgtttgccGATCGACGATTGAAACTTAATGCTACTACGACCTTCCTGGCGGGcttgtttgttgttaaaaTGTTTGAGATTTATAGATTTTGCGCGGAGCCGACTCGGGCAAAATCATTACAGCTACATCTATACTGCTGACCATACGCATTCGCGCTACATAAAATTGTACGTATCCTTAATATGCTacgaaaatgcaaaatatATGCTTACAAATCTAACCTTCCGCCCCACACACAGGCACTGCCCACACGAGGGTGGAAGGACAGGCAAAATCAATCCAATCAAACCACTCCAATATGCAGTAAATACTTATCTCCATCAAGCTTAAAATTTGGGAAGAATATGTGGCGAGCCGTCGCACTCGGAACGCAACTAATGGTCCTTCTTTTTCGGCTTCTTCGGATTACGCGAACGGCTCTTGGCTTTGCAGAGCGGACAGATTGGGGCGTTGCGATGGATTTGCTGATGGCACGACAGACACGACTTCATCGGGGGTGGCTGCTGTCTGCTGAAAGAGGAAAAATCGAACCAAACACGAAGCTCTCAATAGCTGGGAAAAACCCGAATACAGTGGATAGAGGAAAGAAATATAATTGGGACAAACGAGATGTTTGTAAGGcacataataaaaatatataaaataaaatactaaaGTGTATCAGAACATACAGGAACAGAACAAAACTGAACGAAAAATCACCTTAAATTCACATTGAAATCAGACCTGAATGTCGGATGACCGATGCCGATCGTTGATGGGGCCTGCTGGAGCCGGTTCGTAGGCAGTTCCGGCGGTTTGTTGATTCGCATCGCTACCGGAGGTGGTGGAAGAAATCCGGGCGGTGCGGACGGCGGCAACGATGTGGCCGGCGCATCGGGTGGCAGTGGATGGTGGGCGGACAGCGGTGGACGGGAGAAGGTGGCGGAAGGTGTCGAGAGCGATTTGTTGGCGGTGTAATAGTTTTGGAAGCGGCTGAAACAGGACGAAagaatatttcaattaaattattttagttTGAGAAACGGGACGGACAAAGTGTACGCACTCGGGTGAAATAATGGTTCCTTCCTCTTCGTGCAGTTCCGGCAATCTTTCTAGCCCGAGATAGTCGCGACGCATAGAGTCCACCTCGGTTTTCAGCGGCACGTACTCCTCGTGTACGCGGTTGGCCATGTTAATCGAACGGATACGATTTTCTTCCGCCTGTTTAATAACGGTTTCCAtctaaaaagataaaaagagGACATTTAGCATATAAATTAATGCTAAATAAAAACAGCTGCACAGGAAGAAAACAGTAATTTTACTTACAGCGTTAATGTCGGCATGAATTTGGCGAAGTTCCTCCACATGGCTCATCTTCTCCTGCATCAGCAGCTCCAGCTCGCGCCGATACTCGGACAGACATTTTTCCTCCGCATCGCCGTTCTCCACCTCGCGGATAATTTTCAGCTTCAGCTTTTCCAGCTGTAGCGTTTTGGAGCTAGAAAAAAACGAGTCACGAGGAGAATGTAAAATTAAACCCGCTTCACCACAGAACAGAACCACCTCCGTCTTTGGGATGGGGTCGCCGCCTTACCGAATGTCTTTCATCGCTTCGAGCTTTGCGTAAATCGTTCTCTCGTCAACCGCGCTCATCTTTGTACGCAAACaaaactgcagcagcagcagcacactttagttcaaaacaatttccacTAGAAACAATTGCACTTTTCgccgcttttttgtgtgtactaACACAACACAAGCTACACGCGGGCGGGGTGGAgacaattaattattttacacaCGCATCATCCAGCTACAAACCTTTCCCTGGCGGTGGAAAAAGATGCtttgatgctgctgatggaAAATGGCCGATcaatcttttcttcttttttgctgccgctgcccgTCGTCGCCCTTCTTACCCAGAACATCGCACCCTTCGCACCCTTTCGACACAAtcacagcacacaaacatcaCGCACACAACGATGGAGGCAGATGTCAGTGGCGGACGCGATATGCGAGCGCATGCACACTGTCACACCGTTCCactgtttacaaacaaatccGGTGCCGTGATGGTGCTTTCCCATCATTAATTTGCAAGTTTTTTTAGGGCAAAAAGGATCTGTGAAGGTCAATGTTTGGTGGTTGGTGGAAATAACTTATACGGTATaatagttattattatttattctatTTAAACTAATTTTCAGTATAAGGTTCATTCGTTATACCTCCTCGACCTGCTTGGTTCGATACGACAGCCTGCTTAGCTACTCTTTAATCAGAAACgaattttaatctttttctctttcaattTATCATCCTGTAGTAACCAACGATCATCATCGATCACAGGATTTGCGCGAATGACAACGTGCCTGGACGTTTGCGCAACACGAGCTAGCTTACGCCACCGGTTGTTTGATTTCGGAGCGGCCGGTAACTTTACCATCCACATCCAAGATGTATCACCGGAATCTGGCCCACCTGAATCCGTACGAGCTGCACAAGCATCTGATCAACGAGTACATGCTCACGAAGCCGGGTGCAACGAAGCTGCTGCAGCGTGATACGTCCCGCGACAAAACGGACCACGATGTAGTGCGCGAGAATCACCGGTTTCTGTGGGATGACGAAACGGTGGACAGCTGGGAGAAGCAGCTGGCCAAGAAGTACTACGATAAGCTGTTCCGCGAGTACTGCATATCGGACCTGAGCCGGTACAAAGAGAACAAGGTAAGTATGCCGTCCCCAGACGGTGGGAAGCCTCGCATTCTTTGTACGGTGAAAACATATCTGACATCTCACCCTCCGAAGGTTGCTATGCGGTGGAGAATCGAGAAGGAGGTGGTCGTCGGCAAGGGACAGTTCGTTTGTGGCGATCGGCACTGTGAGGAGCGGAACGAGCTGCGCAGCTGGGAGGTCAACTTTGGCTACCAGGAGCATGGACAGAAAAAGAACGCACTGGTCAAGCTGCGTAAGTAAGGCGGCATTGCATGGTGTTCCATTGATAATCAATATTAAATCCGTCACATTCTACCCCCCGTCTCAGGCCTTTGTCCCAAATGTTCCGACAAACTTAACTATCACTCGAAAAAGAGGGAAATCAAACGACTGAAAAAACGAGATCGTAAAGCAAAATCTTCCAGTGCCGGTAGGAGGGTAAGCGATGATGCTGTTTCCTCGAGTAGCGTTATTGCACCTACTCAGGAAGGCACATCGGTCGCCACGGCAACACAGGAAAGCACCGAACCGGAGGAAGTACCGGAAGCGGTAGGCGAACAAGATGGTTCCTGTGCACCGGAAGTTGCTGAAGGAAGTTGGACGAAGGGTAAGGAAACggctggtgatgatgatacTGAACATCATTAACCATATTTAACTGTTTAATGCTCTTTATTCTGCAGGACATGAAGTGGAAGAGAAGTCACGTGAGGAAGAGTTTGACGAGTTTTTGGAGGATCTTTTGCTTTAATCTACGATCTTCGCGTGAAAGCAAGCATTAAACAAACGGTACTGTGTGCTGGTATATTTTAGATCGTAGTCAAGCTCTGTTTAATCATGTTTGGGAAATATAATAACGCCTGTGGTGTTTTCGAAGTTATTTCAGTTTAATCGCAACAGTTTGCATTTTGGCTGTTGCGCGAGTTGCGTGATGTGTTGTTCAGCTtaagaaacattttaaaaattaattatggTTCTTAAATTAACTCGGATTGCTTAGCAGTTACAAAAATAATACTTTGCACATTTTTACGAAACCAATTCTTCAGTCAGGACCTTCCTGAAATCTGAGAATGAGTTGGGGAATTCCACAGCTCCGTCCATAGGTAAGCAATGTGCGTCAATGTGGGGATTTCAAAATGTCAATGTGGGTCAGTCAATTGTTCGAAACATAATTTTCGTTAACAAATCCAATTGTCAGCCGTAATTTTTCCCCAGCTGAGACCTAGCCTAACATGGCTGATTATGCTCAACCGGCATCGCCAACGGCGGCAATATAAGCGTCAAGTGAGATAATGTGAGTAAGAAGTGAAATGTACGATTGTATTGTGCTTTACATCAAAACCGGTTACAATCCGTACTTATCAACGATTCGCGAAATCCTTAACGCGTTAGTTTGCTTTAGCTGCTCGATCGAATCACATCAACGGAGTGGCGCATaaagcacaatgaaaattttattacTCTGTATTGTTATCTCACTCAGCACGCACATTGCTTTCGGGCAAGACATTGAAGAAGAACTGGTAAGAACAGTAGCCGACCCTCCCATCCCCGTGATGCTGCACACACATTAACGCAATTGATACATCGCCCGTCTTTAGAGATGTCCCGGTGGGTACTGCGTTTCGAAGTACCTTTGTCCCAACGGGACCTTCATCGACGATATGAAGCGTGCCCAAACCACGCAGCTGATAGGATTGCGAGCGGGGCTCGACATTGACGATTTCGACATTTGCAATGATTATCTGCTGGTGTGCTGTCAGTCGGCTCCCGCACCGACGGCCACCAGTACGCAAAACCCGGTCAACAGTGATGTGAGTACACGCTGTACGAAATGATCGCAGCCGTTTGGGCACAGATTCATGGTGGCCTGGAACTATTCTTTTTTGGATGTTTAGGAGCTAATTGAACCACCACCGTCCACCAACCTTGCCTGCGGTCAGGCAAACGAGGGTGGTTTAATTTACGATTTGCGCAACAACGACACGCTGTCCCAGTATGCCGAATATCCCTGGGTGGTGTACATCTTGGCGCACAAAAAGCAGGAAGCGAATTCCGGCAATTTTGTCTGTGGTGGTACACTGATCCATTCACGGCTTGTCGTTACGACGGCACACAATACGGACGGTAAGACGGATCTGGTGGCACGGTTCGGCGAATGGGACGTCAGCACCACCAAGGAACCGTTCCCGCAGCAAGTAAGTGTGCACGCTGATGTACAAtatcatttgtttttaatgcagTAAAACAACACCAATGAGTGCATTTTCCCGCACCAGGATATAGACCTCGCGGAGGTCATCAAACATCCACAGTACGTGTTCAACCCGATACAGAACGACATtgcgctgctggtgctggcggAAAGCGTCCAGTACGCGGCACACATACGGCCCATCTGCCTGCCGCAGCCGACGGACGAGTTCGTGGGCCAGCGGTGCGTCTCCAACGGCTGGGGCAAGGAACGGGGCGTGTACGCAAACGTGATGAAGAAACTGACGCTTCCCGTGATCGGGCGCGCCAACTGTACGCGGATGCTGCGGTACGCCGGGCTGGGACCGTTCTACACCCTGCGCGAGGGTTTCCTGTGCGCTGGCGGCGAGGACGCCGTGGACATGTGCAAGGGGGACGGTGGATCGCCGCTCGCCTGCCAGACGGAGAGCGGAACGTACGTGCTGGCTGGTATCGTATCGTGGGGCATCGGTTGCGGCGGTTTCAACATCCCGGGCGTGTACGTGGCCGTTAACCGGTATGTGCAGTGGCTCAACGAACATATCGTCGACCAAGCGCTGAACGAGAGTTTTGAtataaaattgtaataaactGTCTGTGTCATGCTTATGGTTGAATAAATGCAAATGCCGCGCACGAACGCCGCTGCTGCCTGCCAATCATATTGCTCTGCTGTACTGACCTTCGACTTACGGTAGATTTCGATTCGCGGGGAATCCCGACGCGGGCTTTTGCTTATCAAGAGATGCGTTACgtacgggtttttttttgtgtgtgtgtgctgcgctCGCCGATGTGATTGCAGGCTTACGCATCAATCttaataaattcaaattattgTCAATTAATCATTAAATCATCATAAAAGTCAAACCAGATGCAAATGCCACTTTAGCGTGATCATCGCAAGAAGGAACAAGGTTGAGCAAATAGAACATAATTTTATACAATACCAAAAGTAATGATCAAATATTGAAGAATTGGTCGTTCATGACAATTATTTCGATTTTCTGGTGCTAGAACCCTCACTGAACGACAAACCCTGTGCCACGCTAGAGTATCTCGTATTAACCTATGCCTTATCATTCAATCGAATCCTCTTCGCTCTTGTACTACCCTCAAGCTGTTCTACAGTTCAGTTGCAATACGGTGATCATACGAAAAGGTATCAATTTTGTACTCACGATGCCTAGCTGGTGGTGTAGCTGTTGTCTCGTTGTACTACTGTACGCTCAGCGGATGATCGTCCCAAGCAGTGCGCAGAACGAGGGTTCAGATGAACTGCAAGTAAAGAAACGACTGTTAGTAAGCACGCTTAGTATTGTCGCTTTGTAAAGCAAATCGTTCATTTCTCTGCGTAGGAATGTCCGGGAGGATTCTGTTCGCCCAAGTATCTCTGCCCGAACGGTACGTACAACGAGGCCAATGCGCAGAACCAGGAAATCATTATGCTGCGCTTCGGCGAGGAAGATGTGTGCCAGGACTATATGCAAGTGTGCTGCTCAAATGCAACGAGCATGCGATATGAGTTGGTAGGGATATGGTAGCTAGCAATGGAAAAACGGAAAGCTGCTTTATTAATGCgtctttttattttgttaggTGACTAACAACGAACCCGTAGAATATGGCTGCGGCATAAGCAATCCGGGAGGATTGATTTATCAAGTGGAGGGAAACCGTACGTACGCTCAGTACGGTGAATTTCCATGGGTTGTGGCGATTCTGGAAGCCTTCTACTCGTCCAACGAGCAGCAGTTTACCTACGTTGGTGGAGGTACGCTTATACATCCGAGATTCGTTGTTACGGCTGCAcacatttttaacaaaaccGAAAATCTCGTCGCTAGCTTCGGCGAGTGGGACATGAACCGGGATGAGAACGTGTACCCGAAACAGGTAAAAGCAGGTTGAACAGAAAGTGATGTTCGTAAAACAGGAGGATAATGATTTTTCCTGcccatttttcatttcacatcCAGAACATTGACATTGATCGGACCATAATCGTTCATCCCGAGTACAATAGCGTGGGACTGTTGAACGATATTGCGTTGGCGCAGCTAAAGCAGAACGTGGTCTACGATAAGCATATCCGGCCGATATGTCTGCCCAACCCAACCGATCGATTCGATGATCAACTCTGCATTTCCACCGGCTGGGGTATGGAGGCGCTAACCAACACTTACGCCAATGTGTTAAAGCGAGTCGACCTGCCGGTAATAGCGAGAGCTTCCTGCAAAAAGTTGTTTGCTGAAACCCGGCTGGGACCGTTCTTCCGTCTGCACAAGAGCGTTCTTTGTGCCGGTGGTGAGGAAGGCGCGGACATGTGCGACGGTGATGGTGGTTCTGGGCTGGCTTGTCCGAACGAGTCGGGTGCGTACGTTCTGGCGGGAATTGTTTCGTGGGGCTTGAGCTGCCATCAGCAGAACGTACCCGGTGCTTACGTGAATGTGGCACGATTTGTAACGTGGATTAATGCTACAATCGAGGGAATACTGTGATTGTCAGTGATTGGAAGCGAATGGCCATGGGTGGAGATTATGTTGCCGAATAAAGGATCGGATTGCAGAAGAATGTGTAGCATATTCATACTAAGAAATAATGATCAAGTTGAAAGATCACAGACACTACAACACTGAGAAAGACTTGGTTCTTGGTTCACTATGTAGCGTGAGCTGATCTCCTTTAGTTTGCTTTGATACCACATTCTTCTCCTAACGTAATGACCATGCAAGCTTTTCGTGGCATTTTTAGACCTTATTAAAACACCAAGGAATTATAAGTCCTTGCTACGTGGATACAGTCAACATGGATATCAAACAACTAGCGTTGTTGTAGAACCTGACTCGATTTCCAAGAAACCACTTCAGAAATCTTATTCAACCAATGCACCAAACACACGGTCCAAATAATGTGCGGCAACAATCTCGGATGTACGTAAATTCTTTCTGCACTTACCTTCATATTTAATGCGCAATTGGTTTTATCATTAATTTACAGCAATTGGCAAAATTCAACTAAAATTACACACCCAGTTGGTATATCCACGCTTGCTCAACTGTTTCAAATCAGCTAAGGTTCGGATTCCTCCTTCAACTGCACCTCACTAGGCACTCACAGCCGTCATCGTTAAAATTGACTTTTCgttaagtttgtttttttttcgggttaTTTGGGAACGTTTCGTCAAGAGTGCTGTCAGCAAGAAAAAAGTAgaaaatgttattgttttattttcgttgGCGTTGTTAAGTGTAACCGAGTGCAAAAACTGGGCGAGAACTGTTGTAAAATTATGCTTTTGAGCGTCGTTTAGTGCCCCTGTCTCAAAGCCAGCGAGTGAAAATGAATTTGTAAGTACTGGTGGCGCGAAGCAAGTGAAGTGTGGGTCGGTGCAGACCTCCTGCCTGCTCCCAGTGCCGTGTGTAGGGGAATGAGTAGGCGGGAGCGGTTGCAGGGTGACGGTGGCGGGCGATCAAACTGTGTCTTACGGAATGCGAAGAGCAAGAAATTTGagtgttttaaaacatttttcgaACGGAAATCTTTGCGAACAGGAGTGAattcatttgttgttgttcttcccTTCCCTACCGATTTTAGCTTCATACCGAACGAGGTGAAACGGGAAGGTATTTACCTTCAGCATCAGCTTGGCCCGCCGCTGatacaccagcagcaccaccaactGCCCCAGCAGTCGCAGCATCAGCTGCTCGGTTTCGCGCATCCCGGAATGATCGTGAACCTGAAAAAGGAACAGTTCGATCCGTACGAAAAGCTGCCGGATGGCCAGGCGCACAACCAGCAGCATGTGCTGCAGCTGCAACAGCAGGCCCAGATGGTGGGTCTACAGCAGCACATCTCTGCCCAGATGCAGTCTCAGCTGGCCGCtcaacagcaacatcagcagcaacagcagcctcagcagcagcaacagcaacaacaacagcagcagcctcaacaacagcaacaacagccgcagcagcagcagcaacaacagcagcagcagccgcagccgcagccgcaaacgcaacagcaacaaacaccTCAGGCGCAAACCTCAACGGCTTCAACGGACACGGCCACACCGACGACAACGACCACCAGCACTACCAGCACCacgaacaccaccaccaccggtacgggtaaaaagaaaaagaaaggcaaAGCGAACCGGAACATCGTTATCCCGCAGCTGCCGGAAGGGTTCATCGTGAAGGTGAAGGAAGAGTACACGGAAAACTACGTCCGCACCGTGACGAAAATCCCGGAAGTATGGTGGAACCAGGTCTGTTTGCGACTCATGCCGATCCTGTTGTTAAGCTCCCCCCCTATTCCTTTTTCCCGTTTCGTTCGCATACGGTGTTACTTTCTTTGCAGGAGCAGTTTATCCGCACGGTCAAGTCGCCCGGCAAGAAGGAGCGAAAGTACCACGATTACAACGCGGTCAGCGAGCACCAGTgcgatgtgtgcgggaagtatTTCAAGGATAAGTACAAGCTGAACTACCACGTGCGCATCCACGTGCCGGAACTGTCGCACCGGTGCGACGTTTGCGGCAAGGTGTTTGCGCACCAGTCGACGCTGCATAATCACAAGCGCATCCATACAGGTAAGTGGCGGGCGGACGACTCGAGGGGGGTGTTTTGGGTGTGTTGATAAATGGGCAGTTCCATGTACGATCGCATGGTATgggtatattttaaataaatcttaagtatttc
This genomic interval from Anopheles merus strain MAF chromosome 3L, AmerM5.1, whole genome shotgun sequence contains the following:
- the LOC121600601 gene encoding zinc finger C4H2 domain-containing protein-like isoform X4, with the translated sequence MSAVDERTIYAKLEAMKDIRSKTLQLEKLKLKIIREVENGDAEEKCLSEYRRELELLMQEKMSHVEELRQIHADINAMETVIKQAEENRIRSINMANRVHEEYVPLKTEVDSMRRDYLGLERLPELHEEEGTIISPDRFQNYYTANKSLSTPSATFSRPPLSAHHPLPPDAPATSLPPSAPPGFLPPPPVAMRINKPPELPTNRLQQAPSTIGIGHPTFRQQPPPMKSCLSCHQQIHRNAPICPLCKAKSRSRNPKKPKKKDH
- the LOC121600601 gene encoding zinc finger C4H2 domain-containing protein-like isoform X3, which codes for MSAVDERTIYAKLEAMKDIRSKTLQLEKLKLKIIREVENGDAEEKCLSEYRRELELLMQEKMSHVEELRQIHADINAMETVIKQAEENRIRSINMANRVHEEYVPLKTEVDSMRRDYLGLERLPELHEEEGTIISPDRFQNYYTANKSLSTPSATFSRPPLSAHHPLPPDAPATSLPPSAPPGFLPPPPVAMRINKPPELPTNRLQQAPSTIGIGHPTFSRQQPPPMKSCLSCHQQIHRNAPICPLCKAKSRSRNPKKPKKKDH
- the LOC121600601 gene encoding zinc finger C4H2 domain-containing protein-like isoform X2, translating into MSAVDERTIYAKLEAMKDIRSKTLQLEKLKLKIIREVENGDAEEKCLSEYRRELELLMQEKMSHVEELRQIHADINAMETVIKQAEENRIRSINMANRVHEEYVPLKTEVDSMRRDYLGLERLPELHEEEGTIISPDRFQNYYTANKSLSTPSATFSRPPLSAHHPLPPDAPATSLPPSAPPGFLPPPPVAMRINKPPELPTNRLQQAPSTIGIGHPTFRSDFNVNLRQQPPPMKSCLSCHQQIHRNAPICPLCKAKSRSRNPKKPKKKDH
- the LOC121600601 gene encoding zinc finger C4H2 domain-containing protein-like isoform X1; the encoded protein is MSAVDERTIYAKLEAMKDIRSKTLQLEKLKLKIIREVENGDAEEKCLSEYRRELELLMQEKMSHVEELRQIHADINAMETVIKQAEENRIRSINMANRVHEEYVPLKTEVDSMRRDYLGLERLPELHEEEGTIISPDRFQNYYTANKSLSTPSATFSRPPLSAHHPLPPDAPATSLPPSAPPGFLPPPPVAMRINKPPELPTNRLQQAPSTIGIGHPTFRSDFNVNLSRQQPPPMKSCLSCHQQIHRNAPICPLCKAKSRSRNPKKPKKKDH
- the LOC121600602 gene encoding protein FRA10AC1 homolog, with translation MYHRNLAHLNPYELHKHLINEYMLTKPGATKLLQRDTSRDKTDHDVVRENHRFLWDDETVDSWEKQLAKKYYDKLFREYCISDLSRYKENKVAMRWRIEKEVVVGKGQFVCGDRHCEERNELRSWEVNFGYQEHGQKKNALVKLRLCPKCSDKLNYHSKKREIKRLKKRDRKAKSSSAGRRVSDDAVSSSSVIAPTQEGTSVATATQESTEPEEVPEAVGEQDGSCAPEVAEGSWTKGHEVEEKSREEEFDEFLEDLLL
- the LOC121600599 gene encoding phenoloxidase-activating factor 2-like, with product MKILLLCIVISLSTHIAFGQDIEEELRCPGGYCVSKYLCPNGTFIDDMKRAQTTQLIGLRAGLDIDDFDICNDYLLVCCQSAPAPTATSTQNPVNSDELIEPPPSTNLACGQANEGGLIYDLRNNDTLSQYAEYPWVVYILAHKKQEANSGNFVCGGTLIHSRLVVTTAHNTDGKTDLVARFGEWDVSTTKEPFPQQDIDLAEVIKHPQYVFNPIQNDIALLVLAESVQYAAHIRPICLPQPTDEFVGQRCVSNGWGKERGVYANVMKKLTLPVIGRANCTRMLRYAGLGPFYTLREGFLCAGGEDAVDMCKGDGGSPLACQTESGTYVLAGIVSWGIGCGGFNIPGVYVAVNRYVQWLNEHIVDQALNESFDIKL
- the LOC121600600 gene encoding phenoloxidase-activating factor 2-like isoform X1; protein product: MPSWWCSCCLVVLLYAQRMIVPSSAQNEGSDELQECPGGFCSPKYLCPNGTYNEANAQNQEIIMLRFGEEDVCQDYMQVCCSNATSMRYELVTNNEPVEYGCGISNPGGLIYQVEGNRTYAQYGEFPWVVAILEAFYSSNEQQFTYVGGGTLIHPRFVVTAAHIFNKTENLVASFGEWDMNRDENVYPKQNIDIDRTIIVHPEYNSVGLLNDIALAQLKQNVVYDKHIRPICLPNPTDRFDDQLCISTGWGMEALTNTYANVLKRVDLPVIARASCKKLFAETRLGPFFRLHKSVLCAGGEEGADMCDGDGGSGLACPNESGAYVLAGIVSWGLSCHQQNVPGAYVNVARFVTWINATIEGIL
- the LOC121600600 gene encoding phenoloxidase-activating factor 2-like isoform X2; this translates as MLRFGEEDVCQDYMQVCCSNATSMRYELVTNNEPVEYGCGISNPGGLIYQVEGNRTYAQYGEFPWVVAILEAFYSSNEQQFTYVGGGTLIHPRFVVTAAHIFNKTENLVASFGEWDMNRDENVYPKQNIDIDRTIIVHPEYNSVGLLNDIALAQLKQNVVYDKHIRPICLPNPTDRFDDQLCISTGWGMEALTNTYANVLKRVDLPVIARASCKKLFAETRLGPFFRLHKSVLCAGGEEGADMCDGDGGSGLACPNESGAYVLAGIVSWGLSCHQQNVPGAYVNVARFVTWINATIEGIL